GGACGCGGCCCGCCTGCGGCGTCTCCAGCGCCAGGATGGCGCGTAGCAGGGTGGACTTGCCGCAGCCGCTCTCGCCGACGAGGCCGACGCTCTCGCCGGGCAGGATCGACAGGCTGACCTGATCGACGGCGCGGAAGGCTTTCGACTTGCCGAACAGGGCGGGGGCGCCGCCGTATTCGCGCACCAGTCCCTCGACCTGAAGCACAGGGGCGGCGTCGAGCTGAGGGCGGCTGCGGCGCACGGGGGCGTGTGTCGCGTTGGCCAGCAGGCGTTGGGAATAGGGGTGCGCCATGCCGGTGCGGATGCGGCCGACGGGCGCTGCCTCGACCAGTTCGCCGTCCTTCATCACCGCCAGCCGGTCGGCGGTCTCGGCCACGACGGCGAGGTCGTGGGTGATGAGGATCAGGCCCATGCCGTCCTCCCGCACCAGTCGCTTCAGCAGATCCAGCACCTGAGCCTGCGTCGTCACGTCCAGCGCCGTCGTCGCCTCGTCCGCGATCAACAGTTTCGGCGTCAATGCGATGGCGATGGCGATGGCGACGCGCTGGCGCTGGCCGCCCGACAGCTCGTGCGGATAGCGGCTCAGGGGGAAGCGCTCGGCGGGCAGGCCGACGCGCTCCAGCACGGCGCGGGCCACGGAGAGGGCTTCCTTGCGCGAGGTTTTCTTGTGCAGGCGCACGGTCTCGGCGACCTGATCGCCGATGGTCATGACGGGGTTCAGGGCCGTCATCGGCTCCTGAAAGATTATGCCCACGTCGCGGCCCCGCACCTGTTGCATCACGGCGTCGGGGGCGTTCGAGACGAGCTGGCCGTTCAGGCGGATCTCGCCGGTCATCGTCGCGCGCGGCGGCGTCAGGCCCAGCACGGCCAGAGCGGTCATGGACTTGCCCGAGCCGCTTTCGCCGACAAGGCCGAGGATCTCGCCGGGGGCGACGGACAGGCTGACGTTCTTCAGGATCGGCGTCGAACCGATCGACAGGCTGAGGTCGCGGATGTCGAGGACGGTCATGCTCAACGCTCCCGCCGCACGCGCGGGTCGAACAGGTCGCGC
The nucleotide sequence above comes from Brevundimonas naejangsanensis. Encoded proteins:
- a CDS encoding ABC transporter ATP-binding protein; its protein translation is MTVLDIRDLSLSIGSTPILKNVSLSVAPGEILGLVGESGSGKSMTALAVLGLTPPRATMTGEIRLNGQLVSNAPDAVMQQVRGRDVGIIFQEPMTALNPVMTIGDQVAETVRLHKKTSRKEALSVARAVLERVGLPAERFPLSRYPHELSGGQRQRVAIAIAIALTPKLLIADEATTALDVTTQAQVLDLLKRLVREDGMGLILITHDLAVVAETADRLAVMKDGELVEAAPVGRIRTGMAHPYSQRLLANATHAPVRRSRPQLDAAPVLQVEGLVREYGGAPALFGKSKAFRAVDQVSLSILPGESVGLVGESGCGKSTLLRAILALETPQAGRVRVKGRDITAARGAALKSIRRDIQVVFQDPYGSFDPRWKVSDLVAENFHLLDARPSPAEARRRVDEMLERVGLNSAAADRYPHEFSGGQRQRIAIARALITEPSVICLDEAVSALDVSVRAQILDLLADLSDRLGLSYLFVTHDLSVVRTVTDRLLVMQAGRIVEQGETAAVFAAPSHPYTQKLLAATPDLVRNRALEKETAG